The following coding sequences lie in one Gemmatimonadota bacterium genomic window:
- the gatA gene encoding Asp-tRNA(Asn)/Glu-tRNA(Gln) amidotransferase subunit GatA: MTEEILAHIQNTNPDINAFITIDEEGALKAADAVDQKAAEGQALGPLAGIPIALKDVLCTKGLRTTCASKILYNFIPPYDATVVTRLRQADAIILGKLNMDEFAMGSSSENSHFGAVKNPRDQTRVTGGSSGGSAAAVAAGQALMTLGSDTGGSVRLPASFCGVVGLKPTYGRVSRYGLIAYASSLDQIGPFARTVEDAATLLGVIAGHDPRDSTSASVPVLDYLLACQRGVDGLTIGLPTEFFGEGLQADVRDAVMQGVEILEKNGASIREVSLPTAGHPAFAIAAYYIIATAEASSNLSRYDGVKYGFRDEAENLIDMYVQTRSKGFGAEVKRRIMLGTYALSAGYYDAYYRKAQQVRTLIRRDFDRAFESCDLLASPVSPTPAFKLGEKLDDPLQMYLSDIYTVSVNLAGIPGISVPCGTSTEGLPIGLQLLGNAFAEETILSASAVVERELAS, encoded by the coding sequence ATAACGGAAGAGATCCTCGCGCACATCCAAAATACAAATCCCGATATCAATGCCTTCATCACTATTGATGAAGAAGGCGCGCTCAAAGCTGCAGATGCTGTCGATCAAAAAGCCGCAGAGGGTCAGGCTCTTGGCCCTCTCGCAGGCATTCCGATTGCCCTGAAAGATGTATTGTGTACCAAAGGGCTGCGCACGACCTGTGCGTCAAAAATTCTCTACAATTTTATCCCACCTTATGATGCAACCGTTGTTACCCGTTTGCGTCAGGCCGATGCAATCATCCTGGGCAAACTCAATATGGATGAGTTTGCCATGGGCTCTTCCAGCGAAAATTCCCATTTTGGTGCGGTCAAAAATCCACGCGATCAAACTCGTGTAACAGGCGGGTCCAGCGGTGGCTCTGCCGCTGCTGTTGCTGCCGGTCAGGCTCTGATGACCCTGGGGTCTGACACTGGGGGGTCTGTTCGTTTGCCCGCATCTTTCTGCGGTGTGGTGGGTCTAAAACCCACTTACGGTCGGGTTTCTCGTTATGGTCTGATCGCTTATGCCTCTTCTCTCGACCAGATTGGTCCATTTGCGCGTACTGTCGAAGATGCGGCCACCCTGCTCGGCGTCATCGCCGGGCACGATCCCCGCGATTCTACCTCTGCTTCTGTACCGGTGCTCGATTACCTTTTGGCCTGCCAAAGAGGCGTTGATGGTCTCACCATTGGCTTGCCGACAGAGTTTTTCGGCGAGGGTCTGCAAGCCGACGTTCGCGATGCTGTCATGCAGGGGGTTGAAATTCTGGAAAAAAATGGCGCGTCTATTCGCGAAGTTTCGCTGCCAACTGCCGGACATCCCGCTTTTGCAATTGCCGCATATTATATTATTGCTACGGCTGAGGCATCGTCTAATTTGTCGCGTTACGATGGGGTGAAATACGGCTTCCGAGATGAGGCAGAAAACCTGATTGATATGTATGTTCAAACGCGCAGCAAGGGTTTTGGCGCAGAAGTCAAGCGTCGCATTATGCTGGGGACTTATGCGTTGAGTGCGGGGTATTACGATGCGTATTATCGCAAGGCGCAACAGGTGCGCACGCTTATTCGTCGGGATTTTGACCGCGCGTTTGAATCCTGTGATCTCCTCGCTTCGCCCGTATCGCCTACTCCGGCGTTTAAGCTGGGTGAAAAACTCGACGATCCGCTTCAGATGTATCTTTCCGATATTTATACTGTTTCTGTGAATCTCGCTGGTATTCCCGGTATTTCGGTACCTTGTGGCACATCGACTGAAGGCTTGCCCATAGGCTTGCAGTTGCTCGGTAATGCCTTTGCCGAAGAGACCATTTTGAGCGCATCTGCAGTTGTTGAAAGAGAGTTGGCGTCATGA
- a CDS encoding type II toxin-antitoxin system RelE/ParE family toxin: MYEVEFTSNAESDLDRLGAPIAQRVLTRLRWLAENFDAIRPEGLRGDWRGMFKLRVGDYRVLYTYNRAKREIVVHYAKHRREVYRD; encoded by the coding sequence ATGTATGAGGTAGAATTTACGTCCAATGCTGAATCCGATTTAGACCGTTTGGGTGCACCAATAGCACAGCGAGTGCTTACAAGACTGCGATGGTTAGCCGAGAATTTTGATGCGATTAGACCCGAAGGGCTTAGAGGAGATTGGAGGGGTATGTTCAAGTTGCGAGTTGGCGATTACCGCGTCCTATATACCTATAACCGGGCAAAACGAGAGATTGTTGTCCACTATGCCAAGCATCGGCGTGAAGTGTACAGAGATTAG
- the gatB gene encoding Asp-tRNA(Asn)/Glu-tRNA(Gln) amidotransferase subunit GatB — protein MNYESVIGLEVHAQLATTTKIFCGCSAEFGADPNTHVCPVCLGLPGALPVLNQNVVELAMRVALSAGCAIQPRSRFLRKNYFYPDLPKGYQISQFQSNEEMPLATGGGVDVPTADGGRKTIRLTRIHMEEDAGKSIHQEAFVAAGESLVDVNRCGVPLIEIVSEPDLSTSEEVFYYLTSLHQLLVYTGVSEGDMEKGHMRIDANVSIRPVGETQLGTKVEIKNVNSFRNCQRAIESEIQRQIDLVETGGEIEQATMLYDPDRNILRAMRTKEESDDYRYFPDPDLVPLVVDDAWVARVQSQIPELPEDKRARFAEVYDISGDQIDVLTADRDVADYFEAAVATGVQSRLAANWIQGDVMRVLNDRKIAIGDLRVSAECLAELIGLIDKGDISTSIARTVFDDMVETGESPASIVEKKGLVQISDAGELDGVIDQIIADNPEEVERFKGGDQKLMGFFMGQLMRATKGQANPQKASQLLREKLS, from the coding sequence ATGAATTACGAGTCTGTCATCGGCCTGGAAGTGCACGCCCAACTTGCGACCACTACGAAAATTTTTTGCGGATGTAGTGCCGAATTTGGCGCCGATCCCAATACCCATGTCTGTCCGGTGTGTTTGGGCTTGCCGGGTGCGCTTCCCGTGTTGAATCAGAATGTGGTTGAACTGGCGATGCGCGTTGCACTATCTGCAGGCTGCGCGATTCAACCGCGCAGCCGTTTTTTGCGGAAGAATTATTTTTATCCCGATCTGCCCAAGGGGTATCAAATCTCGCAGTTTCAATCCAATGAAGAAATGCCTCTGGCTACTGGTGGGGGTGTTGACGTGCCCACGGCTGACGGTGGTAGGAAGACCATTCGCCTTACGCGTATCCATATGGAAGAAGATGCTGGCAAGAGCATCCACCAGGAGGCTTTTGTGGCTGCAGGGGAGTCTCTCGTGGATGTCAATCGCTGTGGTGTGCCGCTTATCGAGATTGTGAGTGAGCCGGATCTTTCGACGTCGGAGGAAGTTTTTTACTATCTGACGAGTTTGCATCAATTGCTGGTGTACACGGGAGTGTCCGAAGGCGATATGGAAAAGGGACATATGCGAATTGATGCCAATGTGTCGATTCGACCCGTTGGAGAAACCCAACTCGGCACGAAGGTTGAGATCAAAAATGTCAATTCTTTTCGCAATTGCCAGCGCGCTATCGAGTCCGAGATTCAGCGGCAGATTGATTTGGTTGAGACCGGGGGTGAGATTGAGCAGGCGACGATGCTCTATGACCCCGATCGCAATATTTTGCGGGCTATGCGTACAAAAGAGGAGTCGGACGATTATCGCTATTTTCCCGATCCGGATCTGGTCCCATTGGTCGTAGATGATGCCTGGGTCGCGCGCGTTCAGAGCCAGATTCCAGAGTTGCCAGAGGACAAACGCGCGCGTTTTGCAGAGGTTTACGATATTTCCGGCGATCAGATCGATGTGCTTACCGCAGATCGAGATGTTGCGGATTATTTTGAAGCTGCGGTTGCGACGGGTGTGCAGAGCAGGCTCGCGGCCAATTGGATACAGGGCGATGTGATGCGCGTTCTGAATGACCGGAAGATCGCGATTGGCGATTTGCGCGTTTCAGCCGAATGTCTCGCGGAGTTGATTGGTTTGATCGATAAGGGCGATATTAGTACCAGTATCGCGCGAACGGTTTTTGACGATATGGTGGAGACAGGGGAGAGTCCTGCGTCTATTGTGGAGAAGAAGGGGCTTGTGCAAATCAGCGATGCGGGTGAACTCGATGGCGTGATCGATCAGATTATTGCGGATAATCCCGAGGAGGTTGAGCGGTTTAAAGGCGGCGATCAAAAGCTTATGGGGTTCTTTATGGGGCAGCTTATGAGAGCTACAAAAGGCCAGGCCAATCCCCAAAAAGCCAGTCAGTTGTTGCGGGAGAAATTGAGTTGA
- a CDS encoding twin-arginine translocase TatA/TatE family subunit, protein MFGMGPWEIVLILVVVLLVFGAKRIPEIAQSLGKGITEFKRGVKDVQTEIENNVNTAPPPEPQPTQPTQTTSGTETKS, encoded by the coding sequence ATGTTCGGCATGGGACCGTGGGAAATCGTATTGATTTTGGTCGTTGTTTTGCTGGTGTTTGGTGCAAAACGCATTCCCGAAATTGCCCAGTCTCTCGGCAAGGGGATTACCGAATTTAAGCGCGGCGTGAAAGACGTTCAGACCGAAATAGAAAACAACGTCAATACTGCTCCGCCTCCCGAACCACAACCCACACAACCCACACAGACAACATCGGGTACAGAAACAAAATCGTAA